A part of Paenibacillus sp. sptzw28 genomic DNA contains:
- a CDS encoding UvrD-helicase domain-containing protein has translation MTAAIEPRKPEGSTWTDDQWKAIVTGGRNVLVAAAAGSGKTAVLVERIIRKISADTDVDRLLVATFTKAAAAEMKERIRIALEKELERNPGSDHLRRQLALMGRASITTLHSFCLDAIRRYYPLIGLDPGFRIANETEAELLRMDVLDAIFEEKYAESEEESDFLRLAERFGGERGDEPLYALVLQLYNFAHSHPWPEIWLRETAASFDVADAAELGRSEWVRSLAGVVALELGGAQSLLEQALDVTRLPGGPNHYAATLEEDLGLVRLLVRHVRSEPWERWYDAFSAAAFGKLKSRRGDDFDKSLQEQAKELRDMAKSVVNELTDRMFTRSADDFAAELQELAPVMHTLAELATEFGERFEAAKREKGLIDFGDMEHYCLRILRDPASTPDISIPSAAALEYQRQFDEILLDEYQDTNMVQEAIVSLLARPGDGNRFMVGDVKQSIYRFRLAEPNLFLRKYKAYKPAGEEETAPPVIPIIDSMEDGSSSRALVPARNGFAGEAVPVRADEPERGIRIDLARNFRSRMEVVDGVNGVFRAIMREKVAEMDYDERAELVCGASFPPVDEGGPKERYAVEFALIDRGSGGGSDTEFAGSDSEDSDEGDMNAASGEDAADLQTVQLEARYIAAQIRRLKGMDALPGSPAPFEVYDGKRGRKRLLAWRDIVILLRADKQWAPVIIEELQNHGIPAYAELSSGYFEATEVETMLSLLRVIDNPYQDIPLAGALRSPIFGLTAEELALIRITGGRASYYDAVKKAADDSSFAEETRVKLADFLTRLERWREEARRGALAELLWNIFRETGYYDLVGGMPGGVQRQANLRALHDRTRQYEATSLRGLFRFLRFIDRMRESGGDLGTARALGEQENVVRIMSIHKSKGLEFPVVFAAGLGKLFNRQDLNGAFLMHKQLGFGPRFVDTELRVSYPTLPYLAVRERMRMETLAEEMRILYVALTRPKEKMFLVGTVADAAKQLQRWSSSLDANRQIPDYRLAQAKRFIDWLGPLAMGEGLPIAVEAGISVEAEDVLGSAVDGGAVPEDGESAAIGGSAGIDGQTGAFPHLLVGLGGMQNTEAANSSVPGRPLIGRVTWKTGVVPAEVLGVEAAAAAQIDEAAEAEFTQRLQAVHALVPLPESPEAAEEIGRRLSWRYPHIASTTLAAKTSVTEMKRLQAEAIADEDAALLLLPVQTEAEAKAETDDEETAEDRAAERADERADEKPDERVEDRVEYRAADRTADRAADRAEGTADDQAENMFGVFKAAAEVDGTDPKEGLEELWIRHSEVVVSFDGAEVQVEDSVNSVDLPKTSGKLSAGKGSSFAASANSAGGEYTFRLRRPKFMEERTLTAAERGTVSHLVMQHIPLGGPVDEQLVRDTVAGLQQRSMLSARQAAAVDAAAVAVFFAEPVGKRLLQAEWVRREVPFSCTFQADRVYPDKSGMLGAEPILIQGVIDCLFQDAEGLVLLDYKTDKIYMKQWDKAADRHRFQLSLYAEAVERILGRKVDDCYVFFFDGGQAVKLF, from the coding sequence ATGACGGCAGCGATTGAACCGCGAAAGCCGGAAGGCAGCACGTGGACGGACGATCAGTGGAAGGCGATCGTTACAGGAGGACGCAATGTGTTGGTTGCGGCGGCTGCGGGGTCGGGCAAGACGGCGGTTCTGGTCGAACGGATCATCCGCAAAATTTCCGCGGATACCGATGTCGACCGTCTGCTCGTGGCGACCTTCACCAAAGCGGCTGCGGCGGAAATGAAGGAGCGGATTCGCATTGCCCTCGAGAAAGAGCTGGAGAGGAATCCCGGCTCCGATCATTTGCGGCGCCAACTGGCGCTAATGGGGCGCGCGTCGATCACTACCCTCCATTCGTTCTGCCTCGATGCAATTCGCCGGTATTATCCGCTCATCGGTCTTGACCCCGGCTTCCGCATCGCGAATGAAACCGAGGCCGAGCTGCTCCGGATGGATGTGCTGGATGCGATCTTCGAAGAGAAGTACGCTGAATCGGAAGAGGAAAGCGATTTTCTGCGTCTGGCCGAGCGGTTCGGCGGCGAGCGTGGCGACGAGCCGCTCTATGCGCTTGTGCTCCAGCTTTATAACTTTGCGCACAGCCATCCGTGGCCGGAGATCTGGCTGCGGGAGACCGCCGCTTCGTTCGATGTAGCGGATGCCGCCGAGCTTGGCCGGTCGGAGTGGGTTCGCAGCCTGGCAGGAGTTGTGGCACTGGAGCTGGGCGGCGCGCAGAGCCTCCTTGAACAAGCGCTGGATGTTACCAGGCTTCCGGGCGGACCGAATCATTATGCGGCGACGCTCGAGGAGGATTTGGGGCTCGTCCGTCTACTGGTCCGGCATGTTCGCAGTGAGCCATGGGAGCGATGGTATGATGCATTCTCCGCAGCAGCATTCGGCAAGCTCAAGAGCAGAAGGGGCGATGATTTCGATAAATCGCTGCAGGAGCAGGCCAAAGAGCTGCGGGACATGGCCAAATCGGTTGTGAACGAGCTGACGGACCGGATGTTTACGCGTTCCGCTGATGATTTTGCCGCCGAACTGCAGGAGCTGGCGCCGGTTATGCATACGCTGGCCGAACTGGCGACCGAGTTCGGAGAACGGTTCGAAGCGGCAAAACGGGAAAAAGGACTTATTGATTTCGGGGACATGGAGCACTATTGCCTGCGTATTTTGCGCGATCCGGCCTCGACCCCGGATATATCGATTCCATCTGCGGCTGCCCTTGAATATCAGCGGCAGTTCGATGAAATATTGCTTGACGAGTATCAGGACACGAACATGGTGCAGGAAGCGATCGTTTCGCTGCTCGCACGACCCGGTGACGGGAACCGGTTCATGGTCGGAGATGTGAAGCAAAGCATTTACCGGTTTCGCCTGGCGGAACCTAATCTGTTCCTGCGCAAATATAAGGCTTATAAACCGGCTGGTGAAGAGGAGACGGCGCCGCCTGTAATCCCGATAATTGATTCTATGGAAGACGGCTCGTCCAGCCGGGCTCTCGTTCCGGCCCGGAACGGATTTGCCGGGGAAGCCGTTCCGGTGCGGGCAGACGAGCCGGAGCGCGGAATCCGTATCGATCTGGCGCGGAATTTCCGCAGCCGGATGGAGGTGGTGGACGGAGTCAACGGCGTATTCCGCGCGATCATGCGGGAGAAAGTGGCGGAGATGGACTACGACGAACGGGCGGAGCTCGTGTGCGGCGCGTCGTTTCCGCCTGTCGATGAGGGCGGGCCGAAGGAGCGCTACGCCGTCGAGTTCGCATTGATCGACCGCGGGTCCGGCGGCGGTAGTGATACGGAATTTGCAGGCTCCGACAGTGAAGACAGCGATGAAGGCGACATGAACGCCGCTTCGGGTGAGGATGCCGCCGATTTGCAAACCGTGCAGCTGGAAGCCCGCTATATCGCTGCGCAAATTCGCCGGTTGAAAGGGATGGATGCTCTTCCCGGCAGTCCGGCGCCTTTCGAAGTGTACGACGGTAAGCGGGGGCGGAAGCGGCTGCTTGCCTGGCGGGATATCGTTATTTTGCTGCGCGCGGATAAGCAGTGGGCGCCGGTGATCATTGAAGAGCTGCAAAATCATGGTATACCGGCCTATGCGGAGCTAAGCAGCGGGTATTTCGAGGCGACGGAAGTGGAGACGATGCTGTCGCTGCTCCGGGTCATAGACAATCCTTATCAGGATATCCCGCTGGCGGGTGCCCTCCGTTCTCCGATATTCGGGCTGACGGCGGAGGAATTGGCTCTGATTCGCATTACAGGGGGGCGCGCCTCCTATTACGATGCCGTGAAGAAGGCGGCGGATGATTCGTCGTTCGCCGAAGAAACGCGCGTTAAGCTTGCTGATTTTCTGACACGGCTGGAACGGTGGCGGGAAGAAGCCCGGCGGGGAGCGCTGGCTGAGCTGCTTTGGAACATTTTCCGCGAGACCGGCTACTACGACCTCGTCGGCGGCATGCCGGGCGGCGTGCAGCGGCAGGCGAATCTTCGTGCACTGCACGACCGGACGCGGCAGTATGAAGCAACTTCGCTGCGGGGCTTGTTCCGATTCCTGCGGTTTATCGACCGGATGCGCGAAAGCGGAGGGGATCTGGGCACAGCCCGGGCTCTCGGAGAGCAGGAGAACGTCGTCCGCATCATGTCCATACATAAGAGCAAGGGCTTGGAGTTTCCCGTCGTGTTTGCGGCGGGTCTCGGCAAGCTGTTTAACCGTCAGGATTTGAACGGCGCTTTTCTCATGCATAAACAGCTCGGCTTCGGTCCGCGGTTTGTCGATACGGAGCTTAGGGTGAGCTATCCGACGCTTCCGTACCTGGCGGTGCGGGAGAGAATGCGCATGGAGACGCTTGCGGAGGAGATGCGCATTCTGTACGTGGCGCTCACGCGTCCGAAAGAAAAAATGTTTCTCGTCGGAACCGTTGCCGACGCGGCCAAGCAGCTCCAGCGCTGGAGCTCCTCGCTGGATGCAAACCGGCAAATTCCGGATTACCGTCTCGCCCAGGCGAAACGGTTTATCGATTGGCTGGGGCCTCTCGCCATGGGGGAAGGTCTACCGATTGCAGTTGAAGCCGGTATAAGTGTAGAGGCGGAAGACGTATTAGGTTCGGCAGTTGATGGTGGCGCCGTACCAGAAGACGGAGAAAGTGCCGCGATTGGCGGGTCGGCCGGAATTGACGGTCAAACGGGGGCCTTTCCTCATTTGTTGGTTGGGCTCGGGGGCATGCAGAACACTGAGGCGGCAAATTCGTCTGTACCCGGAAGGCCGCTGATCGGGAGAGTGACCTGGAAAACCGGCGTTGTGCCTGCAGAAGTGCTGGGAGTCGAAGCGGCCGCCGCGGCCCAGATTGACGAAGCGGCTGAAGCCGAATTCACGCAGCGGCTCCAGGCCGTTCATGCGCTTGTACCGCTCCCGGAATCACCCGAGGCTGCTGAAGAAATCGGCAGGCGTCTATCGTGGCGTTACCCGCACATCGCTTCGACTACGCTTGCCGCGAAAACGTCTGTAACCGAAATGAAGCGGCTGCAGGCTGAGGCAATCGCTGACGAGGATGCGGCGTTACTGTTGCTGCCCGTGCAGACAGAGGCCGAGGCTAAGGCGGAAACGGATGACGAAGAAACAGCGGAAGACAGGGCGGCAGAGAGAGCTGACGAAAGAGCTGACGAAAAACCTGACGAAAGAGTAGAAGATCGGGTGGAATACAGAGCGGCAGACAGAACGGCAGACAGAGCGGCAGACAGAGCAGAAGGAACAGCTGATGACCAAGCCGAGAATATGTTTGGAGTCTTCAAAGCAGCGGCTGAAGTTGATGGAACGGATCCAAAAGAAGGCTTAGAGGAGCTGTGGATCAGGCATAGCGAAGTAGTGGTTAGTTTTGATGGTGCGGAAGTGCAGGTGGAAGATAGCGTCAATTCAGTGGACCTTCCCAAAACAAGTGGGAAGTTATCCGCCGGTAAGGGGTCGTCTTTTGCGGCATCGGCTAATTCGGCTGGCGGGGAATATACATTCCGGCTGCGCCGCCCCAAATTTATGGAGGAACGGACGCTTACGGCAGCCGAGCGAGGTACGGTAAGCCACCTGGTCATGCAGCATATTCCCCTTGGCGGACCTGTTGATGAACAGCTGGTGCGCGATACCGTCGCCGGACTTCAGCAGAGAAGCATGCTCTCGGCCCGGCAGGCTGCTGCGGTTGATGCAGCCGCCGTCGCCGTCTTCTTCGCGGAACCGGTCGGGAAGCGTCTGCTGCAAGCGGAATGGGTTAGGCGTGAGGTGCCGTTCAGCTGTACGTTTCAGGCAGACCGTGTCTACCCGGACAAATCCGGGATGCTTGGTGCAGAGCCGATTCTGATTCAAGGCGTCATTGATTGCCTGTTTCAGGATGCGGAAGGCCTTGTGCTGCTTGATTACAAGACGGACAAGATTTATATGAAACAGTGGGATAAAGCGGCGGACCGCCACCGCTTTCAGCTGTCGCTTTATGCGGAGGCGGTTGAACGTATTTTGGGCCGAAAAGTCGATGATTGCTATGTCTTCTTCTTCGACGGCGGACAAGCGGTGAAATTGTTCTAG
- a CDS encoding AAA family ATPase has protein sequence MKPVLLRLSGLQSYREAQEVDFERLCEAGVFGIFGATGSGKSSILDAVTLALYGKVERAANGTQGIMNQAEKQLSVAFTFELSGAGEKRRYRVERQFKRGGDVSVSSSLSRFVEISDEGDIVIADKLADVTRCVEERIGLNMQDFTRAVVLPQGKFAEFLSLTGKDRRSMLQRLFRLERFGDGLALKLSQRMKAAETALNEAAAEQHGLGDASAAAVAEAAERHREAAAAAAAARAAMAEAERLHAERLHVRERQETLGAKEALQAKLLAEAPRVAALERELQRLAAAERLLPALAAAEAAEAALRAAASRREQAGLAHAARLEAASSAAAAWTAAAGEAAAAEPRIALRLDQLAQAQRLEVEAAALAANAADGERRYADASGRQRSFGEQAAKAQETLGRALQRQNELKAELKTAELSPGERERRTALARRLQHYEGLQSQLEAARREASSHALKLTAAKQALEAAQAERDESLAALAVRGAAIRPAIYELRQLQSGLRRISDQLPSWIKRARNQQRELQRLQLAAQLAEGLQEGEACPVCGSYDHPLPQGGSEIHTEAAEYEDASERLEGVLQQTQTMLMRLTPLLSRAEAAYERFNEVAGIEETAQNASEAPPGPLEWQSEAAAASEAADRLSYISALTDDRDESFEETEQKFNAALLAADDTYNSLEQWFTGTEAELGHLRIRFTESARLFELAASALGSHSAMDEAVRHKSAELSEAVNKELTLWLEQFDGGMTPDLARDTLAEYERRDNAAHELRSRLERSVGFIEETTRLISENEKLAGAAQLEAAELSVKLENQRQQLTDMRRKLIDWTGGEPAAELLAAAERELGDMRARLKRLRDENEAAQAALGVAAEERSASAEAESSASVRCSEAGAALQTALEQSPFASAEEAAALKPLLRRQEALAGEIARHRESEQQLAAQIELLREQLQGRTVTDEEWEQCIAALQQTRTANESSLQTAAKAERDLEELKTKQERWQKLEAIRAEMEQLCGRMKLLQTVFRGNAFVEYVAEEQLVQVCRAASERLGFLTKRRYALEVDSGGGFVIRDDANGGIRRPVSTLSGGETFLASLALALALSGQIQLRGKYPLQFFFLDEGFGTLDPELLETVITALEKLHNDTLAVGVISHVPELRARLPRRLIVTASEPSGRGSRVELETM, from the coding sequence ATGAAACCGGTCCTGCTTCGGCTAAGCGGATTACAAAGCTACCGGGAGGCGCAGGAGGTCGATTTCGAGCGGCTGTGCGAGGCCGGCGTATTCGGTATCTTCGGCGCGACCGGAAGCGGTAAATCCAGTATTCTCGATGCGGTGACGCTTGCGCTTTACGGTAAAGTGGAACGTGCCGCGAACGGCACCCAGGGTATTATGAACCAGGCGGAGAAGCAGCTATCGGTCGCCTTTACCTTCGAGCTGTCGGGGGCGGGGGAGAAGCGGCGGTACCGTGTGGAACGTCAGTTCAAACGGGGCGGCGACGTTTCGGTCAGCAGCTCGCTAAGCCGCTTTGTGGAAATATCCGATGAGGGTGACATCGTTATTGCGGATAAGCTGGCGGATGTGACGCGCTGCGTGGAAGAGCGGATCGGCCTTAATATGCAGGACTTTACCCGGGCGGTCGTGCTTCCGCAGGGCAAGTTCGCCGAGTTCCTGTCGCTGACCGGCAAGGATCGCCGGTCGATGCTCCAGCGGCTGTTCCGCCTGGAACGGTTTGGCGACGGTCTGGCGCTGAAGCTGAGCCAGCGCATGAAAGCGGCGGAGACCGCGCTGAATGAGGCCGCGGCCGAGCAGCACGGCCTTGGCGACGCCTCAGCGGCCGCAGTCGCTGAAGCGGCCGAACGCCACCGCGAAGCGGCAGCCGCAGCAGCGGCCGCGCGGGCCGCAATGGCCGAAGCGGAGCGGCTGCACGCTGAGCGGCTGCACGTTCGCGAGCGGCAGGAAACGCTGGGCGCGAAGGAAGCGCTGCAGGCGAAGCTGCTCGCAGAGGCGCCGCGCGTAGCGGCGCTGGAGCGCGAGCTGCAGCGCCTCGCGGCTGCGGAGCGGCTGCTGCCCGCGCTCGCCGCCGCTGAAGCGGCCGAAGCGGCGCTGCGCGCCGCCGCTTCGCGCCGCGAGCAAGCCGGGCTGGCGCATGCCGCCCGGCTGGAAGCGGCCTCGTCGGCCGCCGCCGCGTGGACCGCGGCGGCCGGCGAGGCCGCAGCTGCCGAGCCGCGCATAGCGCTGCGGCTCGATCAGCTGGCGCAAGCGCAGCGGCTCGAAGTCGAAGCCGCTGCGCTTGCAGCAAACGCCGCCGATGGCGAGCGCCGCTATGCGGACGCCTCCGGGCGACAGCGCAGCTTTGGCGAGCAGGCTGCCAAAGCGCAGGAAACGCTTGGCCGCGCCCTGCAGCGGCAGAACGAACTGAAGGCCGAGCTCAAAACAGCCGAGCTCTCTCCCGGGGAGCGCGAGCGGCGAACGGCGCTCGCCCGGCGTTTGCAGCACTACGAGGGGCTGCAAAGCCAGCTTGAAGCTGCCCGGCGCGAGGCCTCCTCACATGCGCTGAAGCTGACCGCAGCGAAGCAGGCACTTGAAGCTGCCCAAGCGGAACGGGATGAATCGCTAGCGGCGTTGGCCGTCCGCGGTGCGGCCATCCGTCCCGCGATATACGAACTGCGGCAGCTTCAAAGCGGGCTGCGGCGGATTAGCGATCAGCTGCCTTCTTGGATTAAGCGCGCCCGTAACCAGCAGCGCGAGCTGCAGCGGCTGCAGCTCGCAGCTCAGCTCGCTGAAGGACTGCAGGAAGGCGAAGCCTGCCCCGTGTGCGGCTCTTATGACCATCCGCTGCCGCAAGGCGGTTCCGAAATTCATACGGAAGCGGCGGAATATGAGGATGCCTCCGAGCGGTTGGAGGGAGTCCTTCAGCAAACGCAAACGATGCTTATGCGTCTAACTCCTCTGCTGTCGCGAGCGGAAGCGGCCTACGAACGGTTTAACGAAGTCGCCGGCATTGAGGAAACAGCGCAAAACGCATCCGAAGCGCCTCCCGGACCGTTGGAGTGGCAGTCCGAAGCCGCGGCGGCTTCTGAGGCTGCAGACCGGCTATCGTACATTAGCGCTCTTACGGACGACCGGGATGAGTCGTTCGAAGAGACGGAACAGAAATTTAACGCGGCGTTACTGGCCGCCGACGATACATACAATTCACTTGAACAATGGTTTACGGGAACTGAAGCCGAGCTCGGCCATCTCCGCATCCGCTTTACGGAGTCCGCACGCCTGTTCGAACTGGCGGCGAGCGCGCTTGGCTCGCATTCAGCGATGGATGAGGCCGTCAGGCATAAATCCGCTGAACTGTCCGAAGCAGTAAATAAGGAATTAACATTATGGCTGGAACAGTTTGACGGCGGAATGACACCGGACCTTGCCCGGGACACTCTGGCAGAATATGAGCGGCGCGATAATGCAGCACACGAGTTGCGAAGCCGGCTGGAGCGAAGCGTCGGTTTCATAGAGGAAACGACCAGGCTCATCAGCGAGAATGAGAAGCTTGCCGGGGCTGCGCAGCTTGAAGCGGCCGAACTTTCCGTGAAGCTGGAAAACCAGCGGCAGCAGTTGACCGATATGAGGCGGAAGCTGATCGATTGGACCGGCGGAGAGCCGGCTGCTGAACTTCTTGCGGCAGCTGAGCGCGAGCTTGGCGATATGCGCGCCCGGCTGAAGCGGTTGAGGGACGAGAATGAAGCAGCTCAGGCGGCACTCGGAGTAGCCGCCGAAGAGCGAAGCGCTTCTGCGGAAGCGGAGAGCTCCGCGAGTGTGCGCTGCTCGGAAGCGGGAGCAGCCCTGCAAACAGCGCTGGAGCAATCGCCCTTTGCATCTGCAGAAGAAGCTGCCGCACTGAAGCCTTTGCTTCGCCGGCAGGAAGCCCTTGCCGGTGAAATCGCCCGGCACCGGGAATCCGAACAGCAGCTTGCCGCGCAAATCGAGCTGCTGCGCGAACAGCTGCAGGGACGCACCGTCACGGACGAGGAATGGGAACAGTGCATAGCTGCGCTTCAGCAAACCCGGACTGCAAATGAGTCTTCTCTGCAAACCGCCGCCAAAGCGGAGCGCGATCTTGAAGAGCTGAAGACCAAACAGGAGCGGTGGCAGAAGCTGGAGGCAATACGTGCGGAGATGGAACAGCTTTGCGGCAGGATGAAGCTGCTGCAGACGGTTTTCCGCGGTAATGCGTTTGTGGAATATGTAGCGGAGGAGCAGTTGGTTCAGGTATGCCGCGCTGCGTCCGAGCGGCTCGGATTTCTGACCAAACGCCGTTACGCGCTTGAGGTGGATTCCGGCGGCGGTTTCGTTATCCGCGATGATGCAAACGGCGGAATTCGCCGGCCGGTCTCAACTCTTTCCGGCGGTGAGACATTTCTGGCCTCCCTTGCACTTGCTCTTGCGCTGTCGGGACAGATTCAGCTGCGGGGCAAATATCCGCTGCAGTTCTTTTTCCTTGACGAGGGGTTCGGCACGCTCGACCCGGAGCTGCTTGAAACCGTCATTACCGCACTCGAGAAACTGCATAACGATACGCTCGCAGTCGGCGTCATCAGTCATGTGCCGGAGCTGCGGGCACGGCTGCCCCGCAGACTGATCGTCACCGCATCGGAGCCATCGGGCCGAGGCAGCAGGGTAGAGCTCGAAACAATGTAG
- a CDS encoding exonuclease SbcCD subunit D, giving the protein MRILHTADWHFGRSLEGRSRLEEQAAFVDELAGIVREESIDLVLLAGDVYDSVNPPAAAEQLFYEALSRLADGGKRTVAVIAGNHDHPERVAASAPLAMRSGIRLVGMPTDQPVTVDVVRTGERAVIAALPYPSESRLRELLSEETDEAILRTAYSERVGRLMTRLGESFGPDSVNLAMSHIYVLGGLETDSERPIQIGGAYTVDPSALRIGADYVALGHLHRPQRVHGDERMRYSGSPLAYSFSEAGQSKSVIVFDAEPGKPVQPKELLLSCGRPLVKWTAKGGLSEVYGWLEDGRDSRSWIDLDVWMTETMTMLHVQQLRRLHSGIVHIRPVYPETEASADEDGRSRDQLPAEELFRRFYTRQTGGAEPDAETVRLFLELVAEEDETPASEEPQAVSVLEGGEEA; this is encoded by the coding sequence ATGCGCATACTGCATACGGCCGATTGGCATTTCGGACGCTCGCTGGAGGGGCGCAGCCGTCTGGAGGAGCAAGCGGCGTTCGTAGACGAGCTGGCGGGGATCGTGAGAGAGGAATCAATCGATCTCGTTCTTCTTGCCGGCGACGTGTACGACTCTGTCAACCCGCCTGCCGCAGCGGAGCAGCTGTTCTATGAGGCGCTGTCTCGTCTGGCCGATGGAGGCAAACGAACAGTGGCGGTCATCGCGGGGAATCATGACCACCCCGAACGCGTTGCCGCATCCGCACCTCTTGCGATGCGCAGCGGCATCCGGCTCGTGGGCATGCCGACGGATCAGCCGGTTACGGTCGATGTAGTACGTACCGGCGAAAGGGCGGTCATTGCCGCGCTGCCGTATCCGTCGGAGTCGCGGCTGAGGGAGCTGTTAAGCGAGGAGACGGACGAAGCGATCCTTCGCACCGCATATTCCGAACGGGTTGGCAGGCTCATGACGAGACTGGGCGAATCGTTCGGTCCTGATTCGGTCAATTTGGCGATGAGCCATATTTATGTATTGGGCGGACTGGAGACCGATTCCGAACGGCCGATTCAGATCGGCGGGGCTTATACCGTTGATCCATCTGCGCTTCGCATCGGCGCCGATTATGTAGCGCTGGGCCACTTGCACAGGCCTCAGCGCGTCCACGGTGACGAACGGATGCGTTACAGCGGTTCTCCGCTGGCATACAGCTTCTCGGAAGCGGGCCAGTCGAAATCGGTTATTGTATTTGATGCGGAACCCGGTAAGCCTGTCCAGCCGAAGGAGCTGCTGCTCAGCTGCGGCAGGCCGCTTGTCAAGTGGACAGCCAAGGGAGGCTTGTCCGAGGTTTACGGCTGGTTGGAGGACGGCCGCGATTCCCGCTCATGGATTGATTTGGATGTATGGATGACCGAGACGATGACAATGTTGCACGTCCAGCAGCTTCGTCGTCTGCACAGCGGCATTGTTCATATTCGGCCGGTCTACCCGGAAACGGAAGCTTCTGCGGATGAAGACGGCCGCTCGCGCGACCAGCTGCCGGCGGAGGAGCTGTTCCGCAGGTTTTATACCCGTCAAACCGGCGGCGCAGAGCCGGACGCCGAGACGGTGCGGCTATTTCTGGAGCTCGTCGCGGAGGAAGATGAGACGCCGGCTTCAGAAGAGCCGCAGGCCGTTTCGGTCCTGGAAGGAGGAGAAGAAGCATGA
- a CDS encoding M3 family oligoendopeptidase: MKFSEYQYERPDLTIIEPQFKELLQLFNTAESFEEQERAMEAINKLRTDLDTQGSIASIRHSIDTNDAFYKAEQDYMDEMSPIVQEYITDYYKALVHSKFRMELENKLGNQLFKLAELSLKTFSPEIIEDLQQENKLVTEYNQLIASAKIPFEGEERTLSQLTPFELSTDRTVRRRAAEARYQFMAAHEEHFDRVYDDLVKVRTKIAAKLGFDNYIQLGYARMSRTDYDAEMVARFRNQVLEHIVPAATKLKERQRSRIGTEQLYYYDEGFSFKSGNAAPKGDAEWIVQNGAKMYAELSPEMNEFFKFMTDNELMDLLSRKGKQGGGYCSYLSGYGAPFIFANFNGTSGDIDVLTHEAGHAFQVYESRHYDVPEYRWPTYEACEIHSMSMEFFTWPWMELFFKEDTDKYRFKHLADALLFLPYGVSVDEFQHFVYGNPEASPSERKMAWRDIERKYLPHRNYEGNDYLERGGFWQKQGHIFHTPFYYIDYALAQICAFQFWKRMNEDWASAWKDYLDLCKLGGSRSFTELVQAAGLISPFEEGCVTAVIGDIENWLDSVEDKSM; the protein is encoded by the coding sequence ATGAAATTCAGCGAGTATCAATATGAACGTCCTGATCTCACAATAATTGAACCGCAGTTCAAGGAGCTGCTCCAATTGTTCAATACGGCAGAAAGCTTCGAGGAACAGGAGCGCGCGATGGAAGCGATCAACAAGCTTCGCACCGACCTCGATACCCAGGGCTCTATCGCATCTATTCGTCATTCCATCGACACGAATGATGCTTTCTACAAGGCCGAGCAGGATTATATGGATGAGATGAGCCCGATTGTCCAGGAATACATCACAGACTACTATAAGGCATTAGTACATTCCAAGTTCAGAATGGAACTGGAGAACAAGCTCGGAAACCAACTGTTCAAGCTGGCGGAGCTCTCGCTCAAGACATTCAGTCCCGAAATTATCGAGGATTTGCAGCAGGAGAACAAGCTTGTTACGGAATACAACCAGCTTATCGCATCCGCCAAGATTCCGTTCGAAGGCGAGGAACGGACATTGTCCCAGTTGACTCCTTTCGAATTGTCCACAGATCGGACGGTAAGACGACGTGCCGCTGAAGCCCGATATCAATTTATGGCCGCACATGAAGAACATTTCGACCGGGTCTACGACGACCTTGTTAAGGTACGTACAAAGATTGCTGCAAAGCTTGGGTTTGATAATTACATCCAGCTTGGCTACGCGCGGATGAGTCGTACCGATTACGATGCCGAAATGGTCGCTCGCTTCAGAAATCAGGTGCTGGAGCACATAGTGCCTGCTGCTACCAAGCTGAAAGAGCGCCAGCGCAGCCGGATCGGCACCGAGCAGCTTTATTATTACGACGAAGGATTCAGCTTCAAGTCGGGAAATGCGGCTCCTAAGGGAGACGCGGAATGGATCGTTCAGAACGGTGCAAAGATGTATGCCGAGCTGTCGCCGGAAATGAACGAGTTCTTCAAGTTTATGACGGATAACGAGCTGATGGATCTGCTCAGCAGGAAAGGCAAGCAAGGCGGCGGTTACTGCAGCTATTTAAGCGGATATGGAGCGCCGTTTATTTTCGCCAACTTTAACGGCACCTCCGGCGATATTGACGTATTGACCCATGAAGCGGGCCATGCCTTCCAGGTATATGAGAGCAGACATTATGATGTGCCGGAATATCGCTGGCCAACCTATGAAGCCTGTGAAATCCATTCGATGAGCATGGAATTTTTCACTTGGCCGTGGATGGAACTGTTCTTCAAGGAGGATACGGACAAATACCGGTTTAAACATCTAGCCGACGCACTGTTGTTTTTGCCTTACGGCGTTTCTGTTGACGAGTTTCAGCATTTCGTATACGGAAATCCGGAAGCGTCGCCAAGTGAACGCAAGATGGCATGGCGCGATATTGAGCGCAAATATTTGCCTCACCGTAATTATGAAGGAAATGACTATCTTGAGCGCGGCGGCTTCTGGCAGAAGCAGGGGCATATCTTCCACACGCCGTTCTATTACATCGATTATGCGTTGGCCCAAATATGCGCGTTTCAATTCTGGAAACGAATGAACGAGGATTGGGCGTCGGCGTGGAAGGATTATCTCGATCTGTGCAAATTAGGAGGCAGCCGCTCTTTCACCGAGTTGGTGCAGGCTGCCGGTCTCATATCACCCTTCGAGGAGGGCTGTGTAACGGCTGTTATCGGAGATATCGAGAATTGGCTGGACAGCGTGGAAGATAAGTCGATGTAA